The Thermoclostridium stercorarium subsp. stercorarium DSM 8532 genome contains a region encoding:
- a CDS encoding glycoside hydrolase family 78 protein, protein MMRVYNLKTNRIKNPMGFVINKPKLSWLVESDTAKHQVAAQVEISADINFENIIFDSGKRTDIDSISYSPQVELKPRTRYYWRVRVWGDDGSEAVSEAAWFETSKMDEPWKAKWITPDFDPSVHPVVFTDFSIERDVADARAYVCGLGLYEMSVNGEKTGDEYLAPGLVAYDKWIPYQTYDITSQLKKGINTAEFLLGNGWYKGRYGLNRKQPFRYGNEFALICEIHITYQDGTADVIYTDTSWKARKSKVIDSGIYDGEIYDDTFCDDAVYPVRIADLDVNKLEPRRSPGIKIKERIKPAEIIRTPEGETVIDMGQNMVGWLEFTNRAPKGAEIMLQFGEVLQDGNFYRDNLRTAKCEFHYISDGKVKKVRPHFTFYGFRYVKLTKWEGEVNPEDFTGLVLYSDLERTGNITTDNSLVNRLFLNALWSQKGNFLDVPTDCPQRDERMGWTGDAQVFSGAAAFNMDVFAFFGKYLYDLKQEQKARGGNVPVVVPAHDVKQNGACGWGDAAVIIPWNMYLHYGDVSILEQQYKSMKGWVDYIKSKDDAAGGRRLWLNDFHYGDWLSLDVEDPFNRFGGTEHAYLASAFYSYSAGIVSKAAKILNKKEDAEYYRKLSEEVKNAIRKEYFTPTGRLAVNTQTAYVIALYMDLVPDEWKERVAFELRKKLKETKYHLRTGFLGTPYLCRVLSEYGSNDIAYRLLTNTDYPGWLYPVTMGATTIWERWNSMLPDGKVSDTGMNSFNHYSYGSIVEWIYRNAAGIQPVEDAPGFRRFRLKPQPHYLLKSLDAEFLSPAGKIISRWNINENGSVSFYFRIPFNTTAELVLPDTEGTGLEGVHELECGEYTYTYMPKRPYKKMYGTDTPMREIYENERAKEIVTAYLSEMAGWMLFPMFAGERSIRDFVREGLLQIDEKTLKEIDEKLSKVTVE, encoded by the coding sequence ATGATGAGAGTTTATAACTTAAAAACAAATCGTATTAAGAATCCTATGGGGTTTGTCATTAATAAACCAAAACTGTCGTGGTTAGTTGAGTCTGATACGGCAAAACACCAGGTCGCAGCCCAAGTTGAGATATCCGCCGATATAAATTTTGAGAATATCATATTTGACAGCGGAAAAAGAACTGATATCGACAGTATTTCATATTCACCGCAGGTAGAATTAAAACCGCGCACAAGGTACTACTGGAGGGTCAGGGTGTGGGGAGATGACGGAAGTGAAGCCGTAAGTGAAGCTGCGTGGTTTGAAACGTCCAAAATGGACGAACCATGGAAAGCAAAATGGATTACGCCCGACTTTGATCCTTCAGTCCATCCTGTCGTTTTCACCGATTTCAGCATCGAAAGGGATGTTGCCGACGCACGGGCATATGTCTGCGGGCTGGGATTGTATGAAATGTCGGTGAACGGTGAAAAAACCGGAGATGAATATTTGGCGCCGGGGCTTGTGGCATATGACAAATGGATACCTTACCAGACGTATGATATAACCAGTCAGCTGAAAAAGGGAATCAATACCGCCGAATTCCTGCTTGGCAACGGGTGGTATAAGGGACGTTACGGACTGAACAGGAAACAGCCTTTCAGGTACGGCAACGAATTTGCTTTAATCTGTGAAATTCACATAACTTATCAGGACGGTACTGCGGACGTCATTTATACCGACACAAGCTGGAAGGCGCGAAAATCAAAAGTCATTGACAGCGGTATCTATGACGGGGAGATTTATGACGACACTTTTTGTGACGATGCCGTTTATCCGGTAAGAATTGCAGACCTGGATGTAAATAAACTTGAGCCGAGAAGAAGCCCAGGGATTAAAATAAAGGAACGCATAAAGCCGGCGGAAATCATCCGGACCCCTGAAGGCGAAACGGTTATCGACATGGGGCAGAACATGGTGGGATGGCTTGAGTTTACGAACCGTGCGCCAAAAGGCGCGGAAATAATGCTTCAGTTCGGGGAAGTTCTACAGGACGGCAATTTTTACAGAGACAATCTGCGGACGGCTAAATGCGAATTTCATTATATTTCAGATGGTAAGGTGAAAAAGGTAAGACCTCATTTTACCTTTTACGGTTTCAGATATGTAAAACTTACAAAGTGGGAAGGTGAAGTGAATCCGGAAGACTTTACCGGACTTGTTCTGTATTCCGACTTGGAGAGAACCGGAAATATTACCACAGATAATTCTCTTGTAAACAGGCTGTTCCTTAATGCTTTATGGAGCCAGAAGGGGAATTTCCTTGATGTTCCCACCGACTGCCCTCAGAGGGACGAAAGAATGGGATGGACGGGCGACGCTCAGGTCTTTTCAGGGGCTGCGGCGTTTAACATGGATGTATTTGCGTTTTTTGGCAAATATCTTTACGACCTTAAACAAGAACAGAAGGCACGCGGCGGTAACGTACCCGTAGTTGTACCAGCCCATGATGTGAAACAGAATGGGGCATGCGGATGGGGCGACGCTGCCGTAATCATTCCGTGGAACATGTACCTGCACTACGGCGATGTTTCAATCCTGGAACAGCAGTATAAAAGCATGAAGGGATGGGTTGACTATATAAAAAGCAAGGATGACGCGGCCGGAGGAAGAAGACTGTGGCTAAACGATTTTCATTACGGTGACTGGCTGTCGCTGGACGTGGAAGACCCGTTCAACCGGTTTGGTGGCACGGAGCACGCATATCTTGCCAGTGCATTTTACAGTTATTCTGCCGGTATTGTTTCAAAGGCGGCTAAAATTTTGAACAAAAAGGAAGACGCCGAATATTACCGCAAACTTTCCGAAGAAGTAAAAAATGCCATCAGGAAAGAATATTTCACACCGACAGGACGGTTGGCAGTAAATACTCAAACCGCGTATGTCATTGCTCTTTACATGGATCTTGTCCCCGATGAATGGAAGGAACGAGTTGCCTTTGAACTGAGGAAAAAGCTCAAAGAGACCAAATATCACCTGCGGACAGGTTTTCTTGGCACACCGTATTTATGCCGTGTTCTGTCCGAATACGGAAGCAATGACATTGCGTACCGGCTTCTGACAAACACCGACTATCCGGGGTGGCTGTATCCTGTTACAATGGGGGCAACAACAATATGGGAGAGATGGAATTCAATGCTGCCCGACGGAAAAGTCAGCGATACCGGCATGAATTCCTTCAATCATTATTCCTATGGCTCAATTGTGGAATGGATTTACAGAAATGCGGCAGGAATACAGCCCGTTGAAGATGCTCCTGGGTTCAGGCGTTTCAGGCTTAAACCGCAGCCGCATTACCTCTTGAAGTCACTTGATGCGGAATTTTTATCACCTGCAGGGAAAATCATAAGCAGATGGAATATTAATGAAAACGGCTCGGTTTCGTTCTATTTCAGGATTCCTTTCAATACCACCGCCGAACTGGTTTTGCCCGATACCGAAGGTACAGGACTGGAAGGAGTTCATGAGCTTGAATGTGGTGAATATACTTATACTTACATGCCTAAAAGACCTTACAAGAAAATGTACGGAACAGATACTCCAATGCGGGAAATTTATGAAAATGAGAGGGCAAAAGAAATTGTAACAGCTTATCTGTCCGAAATGGCAGGCTGGATGCTGTTCCCGATGTTCGCGGGCGAACGCAGCATTCGTGATTTTGTCAGGGAAGGGCTTTTGCAGATTGATGAAAAAACGCTGAAAGAAATTGACGAAAAACTCAGCAAAGTTACTGTGGAATAA
- a CDS encoding L-fucose/L-arabinose isomerase family protein — MAVFGVIITTRGFFPGWLAQDARKQILKKLNGMGHEYVIVDENSMPYGAVQTYEQAKICADLFRKNADRIEGIIVILPNFGDEIAVATAIHEARLNVPVLIQACDDDLELLDVEHRRDAFCGKLSVCNNLRQYGIPFTLTKLHTCSIESEEFTEDIKRFEKLCKTVNNLRRARILAVGTRPGPFQTVRFSEKLLQRYGISVLVEDIGNIISRANEINDIKKIEETVSEIREYVNVPENAPAEKIEKLARFKMALEEAVMANDADCAAVQCWNVLQNQYGCAACLAMSMLGNKGIPHACEMDVMGALTMYALSLASGETPGYLDWNNNYGNDRNMCINFHCSNYPASFMGCRPSIGVLDILGTQLGYDNCFGSVVGQVKPGPMTFCKISTDDANGKIRAYVGEGEFSDIKVSTFGGPAVCKVPDLQKLMHKICEEGFEHHVAMVRGHVADIVEEALTKYLGWEVYRHR; from the coding sequence ATGGCGGTATTTGGCGTAATAATTACAACAAGGGGGTTTTTCCCGGGCTGGCTTGCACAGGATGCCAGAAAACAGATTCTAAAAAAGCTTAACGGTATGGGACATGAGTATGTTATAGTGGATGAAAATTCAATGCCGTACGGCGCGGTTCAGACTTATGAGCAGGCCAAAATATGTGCCGACCTTTTCAGGAAAAATGCCGACAGGATTGAAGGCATAATTGTAATCCTGCCGAACTTTGGGGACGAAATAGCGGTTGCCACTGCTATTCATGAGGCCCGTCTTAATGTTCCAGTGCTTATACAGGCCTGTGATGACGATTTGGAACTGCTGGACGTGGAACACAGGCGGGATGCTTTCTGCGGTAAATTATCGGTGTGCAATAATTTGAGGCAATACGGCATTCCTTTTACATTAACAAAACTGCATACCTGCAGTATAGAAAGTGAAGAATTCACTGAAGACATAAAACGTTTTGAAAAATTATGCAAAACAGTGAATAATCTGAGAAGAGCCCGTATACTCGCAGTGGGCACACGGCCCGGTCCTTTCCAGACAGTCCGTTTTTCGGAAAAGCTTCTCCAAAGGTACGGAATTTCGGTTCTGGTTGAGGATATCGGAAACATCATATCCCGCGCGAATGAAATTAATGACATAAAAAAGATTGAAGAAACCGTTTCGGAAATACGGGAATATGTAAATGTACCTGAGAATGCGCCGGCAGAAAAGATTGAAAAACTGGCACGTTTCAAAATGGCTCTTGAAGAAGCGGTTATGGCAAATGATGCTGACTGTGCTGCGGTTCAGTGCTGGAACGTGCTTCAGAACCAGTACGGATGCGCCGCATGCCTGGCTATGAGCATGCTGGGGAATAAAGGCATTCCCCATGCCTGTGAAATGGATGTTATGGGTGCACTTACAATGTATGCACTTTCACTGGCGTCGGGGGAAACGCCCGGGTACCTCGACTGGAACAACAATTACGGAAATGACAGAAACATGTGTATCAATTTCCATTGCTCAAATTATCCCGCGTCATTCATGGGATGCAGGCCATCGATCGGCGTACTGGATATACTTGGTACGCAGCTTGGGTATGATAACTGTTTTGGTTCGGTGGTAGGACAGGTTAAGCCCGGACCGATGACATTCTGCAAAATATCCACCGATGATGCTAACGGTAAAATCCGTGCATATGTCGGAGAAGGAGAATTCTCGGATATAAAGGTCAGTACCTTTGGCGGCCCGGCAGTGTGTAAAGTACCTGATTTGCAGAAATTAATGCATAAGATATGCGAAGAAGGTTTCGAACACCATGTGGCAATGGTTCGCGGCCATGTGGCCGATATTGTTGAGGAAGCTTTAACCAAATATCTTGGGTGGGAAGTATACAGACATCGTTAA
- a CDS encoding transketolase family protein — protein MNKIHNRQVVCETLMELAKEDRDIVVLCSDSRGSASMKPFAEKYPGQFIEVGIAEQNIVGIAAGLAASGKKPFVASLACFLTARAAEQIKVDVSYSKTNVKLLGISAGISYGALGMSHHSLQDIALIRAIPNILIVVPADRFETRLATEAAARYDGPVYMRLGRNPVEDVYTSSDYEFQLGRAITMRDGDSLSIITFGETVRIALDAAELMAARGINCRVINMHTIKPLDEECIIRAAKETGAILTIEEHSILGGFGAAVAEVVVQNYPVSMKIMGIPDEPAVPGKSKEVFAYYGISPENLCDEAEKLIKKKKAGE, from the coding sequence ATGAACAAGATACATAACAGGCAGGTTGTTTGTGAAACTTTGATGGAACTGGCAAAAGAGGATCGGGACATAGTGGTGTTATGCAGTGATTCAAGGGGTTCAGCCTCGATGAAACCCTTTGCCGAAAAATATCCCGGCCAGTTTATAGAAGTCGGAATTGCCGAACAGAACATTGTGGGGATAGCGGCAGGCCTTGCAGCATCAGGTAAAAAGCCGTTTGTCGCTTCGCTGGCGTGTTTTCTCACTGCCAGAGCCGCAGAGCAGATAAAAGTGGATGTCTCCTACTCAAAAACAAACGTCAAACTTCTCGGGATTAGTGCCGGTATTAGCTACGGCGCCCTTGGAATGTCCCATCATTCACTTCAGGATATTGCACTGATAAGAGCAATTCCCAATATTTTAATCGTGGTACCTGCGGACAGGTTTGAAACCCGGCTTGCAACCGAAGCAGCAGCCCGGTATGACGGCCCTGTTTATATGCGGCTGGGACGTAATCCGGTGGAAGATGTCTATACATCAAGTGATTATGAATTTCAGCTTGGCAGGGCAATTACCATGAGGGACGGAGATTCCCTTTCCATTATAACCTTCGGGGAAACGGTCAGAATAGCGCTGGATGCGGCGGAATTAATGGCGGCGAGGGGAATAAACTGCAGGGTAATCAATATGCATACAATTAAACCTCTTGATGAGGAATGTATAATCAGGGCCGCAAAAGAGACAGGCGCAATACTTACAATTGAAGAACACAGCATTTTAGGCGGTTTCGGAGCGGCGGTGGCGGAAGTTGTCGTCCAGAATTACCCGGTATCAATGAAAATAATGGGTATTCCTGATGAGCCGGCGGTACCCGGAAAATCCAAAGAAGTGTTCGCCTATTACGGTATAAGCCCTGAAAATTTGTGTGATGAAGCTGAAAAATTAATAAAAAAGAAAAAGGCCGGTGAATAA
- a CDS encoding FGGY-family carbohydrate kinase, whose amino-acid sequence MSEKYILAIDQSTSGTKAILFTKDCTVHRRVTIPHKQYYPKPEWVEHDPEEIARNVRTAVSKVMQEGDASWSDVAAIAVTNQRETGMLWDGVTGKPVYNAVVWQCPRAKEKCDLLARDAEIAQYIHKKTGLHISPYFTAPKIQWILNNIPGVREKALDGNLKFGTMDSWVIWNLTGGKVHATDFSNASRTLLLDLESLEWDQKLLDIFEIPRQIMPEIKPSDSIFGFTEGDSVIPEGIPISGVMGDSHAALFGQNCFRPGMTKATYGTGSSVMMNTGDRPVYSDSGIVTSVGWVSASDKVYVLEGNVNFSGKTVEWLAEAGFISSPKEAGKIASALNDNGGVYFVPAFTGLGAPYWDNSAKAIIYGLTLGAKIGNIVRAAEESIVYQITDILDIMRKDSGINLAELRVDGGPTGDSFLMQPGRYRQYKGYCSQS is encoded by the coding sequence ATGTCTGAAAAATACATCCTTGCGATAGACCAGTCTACATCCGGAACAAAGGCGATATTATTCACGAAGGACTGTACGGTCCACCGCAGGGTTACAATTCCCCATAAGCAGTATTATCCGAAACCCGAATGGGTTGAGCATGATCCCGAGGAAATAGCGCGGAATGTCAGGACAGCCGTTTCAAAAGTCATGCAGGAAGGAGACGCCTCATGGAGCGATGTGGCGGCCATTGCCGTTACAAACCAGCGCGAAACGGGAATGCTTTGGGACGGTGTTACAGGAAAGCCGGTTTATAACGCCGTTGTCTGGCAATGCCCAAGGGCTAAGGAAAAGTGTGATTTGCTGGCGCGAGACGCTGAAATTGCACAATACATACACAAAAAAACCGGGCTCCATATCTCACCGTATTTCACGGCACCCAAGATTCAGTGGATTTTGAACAATATTCCCGGAGTAAGGGAAAAGGCGCTGGACGGGAATTTGAAATTCGGTACGATGGATTCCTGGGTGATATGGAATCTCACAGGCGGGAAAGTGCATGCGACCGATTTTTCCAATGCCAGCAGGACGCTGTTGCTGGATTTGGAAAGTCTTGAATGGGATCAGAAACTTCTTGATATCTTTGAAATTCCCCGTCAGATAATGCCAGAAATAAAACCTTCGGACAGTATCTTTGGATTTACCGAAGGCGACTCGGTTATTCCGGAAGGAATACCGATAAGCGGTGTCATGGGGGATTCCCATGCGGCTCTTTTCGGGCAAAACTGTTTCAGACCCGGAATGACGAAAGCCACATACGGTACAGGCTCGTCGGTGATGATGAACACAGGCGACAGACCTGTATACTCCGACAGCGGCATTGTTACGTCGGTAGGGTGGGTATCCGCTTCGGACAAGGTTTATGTCCTTGAGGGCAATGTTAATTTCAGCGGAAAGACGGTAGAATGGCTTGCGGAAGCCGGTTTTATTTCAAGCCCGAAAGAAGCGGGAAAAATTGCGTCAGCATTAAACGATAACGGCGGGGTATATTTCGTACCCGCATTTACCGGCCTTGGAGCACCGTATTGGGACAATTCCGCAAAGGCGATTATATACGGACTTACACTGGGGGCGAAAATTGGGAATATTGTCCGTGCAGCGGAGGAATCAATTGTATACCAGATAACCGACATACTGGATATCATGAGGAAGGATTCAGGTATTAACCTCGCGGAGTTGCGGGTTGACGGCGGACCGACGGGGGATTCGTTCCTGATGCAGCCAGGCCGATATCGCCAATACAAAGGTTATTGTTCCCAAAGTTGA
- a CDS encoding transketolase, whose translation MDIYKDLIKKAAQIRREVIDIVYRSGAGHVGGSLSETDILVALYYKILNIDPQNPEWPERDRFILSKGHSVDAYYCVLADRGFFDKNELLTYSQFGSKLIGHPNRQVPGVEMNTGALGHGLSIGVGMALAAKMDHKNYRVFVLMGDGELAEGSVWEAAMAASHYRLDNLVAIVDRNSLQISGKTEDVMALEPLQEKWKSFGWKVSVINGHDIPSICDALSEDKKVAGVPSMVIAETVKGKGVSFMENDPKWHHGVMSEEEYRKACAELDRMLEVLS comes from the coding sequence ATGGATATTTATAAAGACCTGATAAAAAAAGCTGCCCAAATACGCCGGGAGGTAATTGACATAGTTTACCGCTCGGGTGCGGGGCATGTGGGAGGTTCGCTTTCTGAAACCGACATCCTTGTTGCTCTGTATTACAAAATACTGAATATTGATCCGCAAAATCCTGAATGGCCTGAAAGAGACAGATTTATTCTCAGCAAGGGACATTCCGTGGATGCTTACTACTGCGTGCTTGCCGATCGGGGATTTTTCGATAAGAATGAACTTCTGACTTATTCACAGTTCGGCTCAAAGTTAATTGGCCACCCGAACAGGCAAGTCCCGGGAGTGGAAATGAATACGGGAGCATTGGGCCATGGTCTGTCAATAGGAGTTGGCATGGCTCTTGCCGCAAAGATGGACCATAAAAATTACAGGGTTTTTGTTCTGATGGGAGACGGTGAACTGGCAGAAGGTTCGGTATGGGAAGCTGCAATGGCTGCATCCCATTACAGGCTTGATAATCTTGTGGCAATTGTGGACAGAAACAGTCTTCAAATCAGCGGAAAAACCGAAGATGTGATGGCGCTGGAACCTCTGCAGGAAAAATGGAAAAGCTTCGGGTGGAAGGTGTCGGTTATAAACGGCCATGATATTCCTTCAATATGTGATGCCCTTTCGGAAGACAAAAAAGTGGCGGGTGTGCCTTCCATGGTAATAGCCGAGACAGTAAAGGGCAAGGGAGTATCCTTTATGGAGAATGACCCCAAATGGCACCATGGAGTTATGAGCGAAGAAGAGTACAGGAAGGCCTGTGCGGAACTGGACAGGATGCTGGAGGTGCTGTCATGA